The following are encoded together in the Anaerostipes caccae L1-92 genome:
- a CDS encoding glycerate kinase, with amino-acid sequence MKITVAMDSFKGSLSSMMAGQAVSDGILRVYPEAEVQVRPLADGGEGTVEALVCGMGGKEERITVTGPVGKPVECSYGLIEKSGTAVIEMSGAAGITLVPEKDRNPMYTTTYGVGEVIRDAVQKGCRKFIIGIGGSATNDGGIGMLQALGYGFLNAGGEQVPFGARGLAELERITDTCVLPELSECKFEIACDVTNPLCGDRGCSAVYGPQKGADPLMIKDMDRWLEGYAELAGKKFCGADPKQPGTGAAGGLGFAFLTFTNAVLKSGIQIVLEETRLEEYIRESGLVITGEGRLDGQTAMGKAPVGVAELAKKYNKPVIAFAGCIAEDAPKCNSRGIDAFFPILRETVTIGKAMQPEYAQKNMAAAAEQVMRLWRCREDYERK; translated from the coding sequence ATGAAAATAACAGTTGCAATGGACTCATTTAAGGGAAGCCTGTCTTCTATGATGGCAGGACAGGCTGTTTCAGACGGCATCCTGCGTGTATATCCTGAAGCGGAAGTACAGGTAAGGCCGCTGGCAGACGGAGGTGAAGGAACGGTGGAAGCACTGGTCTGCGGTATGGGCGGGAAAGAAGAGAGAATTACCGTTACCGGACCGGTCGGGAAGCCTGTGGAGTGCAGTTATGGCTTAATTGAAAAAAGCGGTACAGCTGTTATTGAAATGTCTGGTGCAGCCGGAATAACGCTGGTCCCAGAAAAAGATAGAAATCCCATGTACACAACAACCTATGGTGTTGGAGAAGTCATTCGGGATGCAGTGCAGAAAGGCTGCCGCAAATTTATCATTGGAATTGGCGGAAGTGCAACCAATGACGGCGGGATTGGGATGCTTCAGGCCCTGGGATACGGTTTCCTGAATGCCGGGGGAGAGCAGGTTCCTTTTGGAGCCAGAGGACTCGCTGAGCTTGAGAGGATTACGGACACCTGCGTGCTTCCGGAGTTAAGCGAATGTAAGTTTGAGATCGCATGTGACGTGACCAATCCTCTGTGCGGGGATCGTGGGTGCAGTGCGGTCTATGGGCCCCAGAAAGGGGCTGATCCTCTGATGATAAAAGATATGGACCGATGGCTTGAAGGCTATGCTGAGCTTGCGGGGAAGAAGTTTTGCGGCGCTGATCCGAAACAGCCGGGAACCGGCGCCGCCGGAGGACTTGGATTCGCTTTTCTGACATTTACAAATGCGGTCTTGAAATCCGGAATTCAAATTGTACTGGAAGAAACCAGGCTGGAAGAATATATCCGGGAGTCCGGTTTGGTCATCACAGGGGAAGGACGGCTGGACGGCCAGACTGCAATGGGGAAAGCCCCGGTGGGTGTGGCAGAGCTGGCAAAAAAATATAACAAGCCTGTCATTGCATTTGCGGGATGCATTGCAGAAGATGCGCCGAAGTGCAACAGCCGCGGGATCGACGCTTTCTTTCCGATTTTGAGAGAGACAGTGACGATCGGAAAAGCCATGCAACCCGAATATGCACAGAAGAATATGGCGGCTGCGGCAGAGCAGGTCATGCGGCTATGGAGGTGCCGGGAGGATTATGAAAGAAAATAA
- a CDS encoding class I SAM-dependent methyltransferase: MKENKYDNEEFFLKYSQMDRSKRGLKGAGEWSELQKVLPDFASKRVLDLGCGYGWHCIYAAEHGAESVTGIDISEKMLETAGEKNSHEKIRYRRCAMEDLDFPKESFDVVISSLAFHYVKDFEALAEKISQWIVPGGKFVFSAEHPVFTAYGTQDWYYDEDGEILHFPVDRYFFEGKRDAVFLGEQVVKYHRTLTTYLNTLLRHGFVLRHITEPKPPEEMLDLPGMRDEMRRPMMLIVAAEKE; encoded by the coding sequence ATGAAAGAAAATAAATATGACAACGAGGAATTTTTTCTGAAATACAGTCAGATGGACCGTTCAAAAAGGGGGCTTAAAGGTGCCGGGGAATGGTCTGAGCTTCAGAAAGTCCTGCCTGATTTTGCTTCAAAAAGAGTTCTGGATCTGGGATGCGGTTACGGATGGCACTGCATTTATGCGGCGGAACATGGGGCTGAATCTGTGACAGGCATTGATATTTCAGAAAAAATGTTGGAGACAGCAGGTGAAAAAAACAGCCATGAAAAGATCCGGTACCGAAGATGTGCCATGGAAGATCTGGACTTTCCAAAGGAATCGTTTGATGTGGTCATCAGCTCACTTGCATTCCATTACGTGAAGGATTTTGAAGCCCTGGCAGAAAAGATCAGCCAATGGATTGTGCCGGGCGGGAAGTTTGTGTTTTCGGCAGAACATCCCGTATTTACCGCATATGGAACTCAGGACTGGTATTATGACGAAGACGGAGAGATTCTGCATTTCCCTGTGGACCGGTATTTTTTTGAGGGAAAAAGGGATGCGGTCTTTCTCGGAGAACAGGTAGTAAAATACCACAGAACGCTGACGACATATCTGAATACACTGCTGCGGCATGGCTTTGTGCTGAGACATATCACAGAACCCAAGCCGCCGGAGGAAATGCTGGATCTGCCGGGTATGCGGGATGAAATGCGCCGTCCTATGATGCTGATCGTGGCGGCAGAAAAGGAGTGA
- a CDS encoding pentapeptide repeat-containing protein gives MLEDDVIKAAAEEEPLIQKNYEGETLCLEMPVKVEFNHVCFKKCRFVSCDFSGSMFYNVKFVNCDFSNCRFQSCYLKETEISGCKGDGGDFSQSTFRKTIVEEGCYHYANYESTLWDGCRLKGVDFSEAFFAEVKFKKVRFEKVNLSRVDFFKTQLEGIDLSDSNIEGIMISDTFRELRGLRIGPMQAMDLVRFLGVKII, from the coding sequence ATGCTGGAAGACGATGTGATAAAGGCGGCGGCCGAGGAAGAGCCGCTGATACAAAAAAACTATGAAGGAGAGACCCTGTGTCTGGAAATGCCTGTGAAGGTGGAATTTAATCATGTCTGCTTCAAAAAATGCAGGTTTGTATCATGTGATTTCAGCGGTTCTATGTTTTACAATGTAAAATTTGTGAATTGTGATTTCTCCAACTGCAGATTTCAGTCCTGCTATTTAAAAGAAACGGAGATATCGGGATGCAAAGGTGACGGAGGGGACTTCAGCCAGAGCACATTCCGCAAAACAATAGTGGAAGAAGGATGTTATCACTATGCCAACTATGAAAGCACACTCTGGGACGGATGCAGACTCAAAGGAGTTGACTTCAGCGAAGCATTTTTTGCGGAAGTCAAATTTAAAAAAGTCCGGTTTGAAAAAGTAAACCTTTCCCGGGTCGATTTTTTTAAGACACAGCTGGAAGGAATCGACTTATCGGACAGCAACATCGAGGGAATCATGATATCCGATACTTTTCGGGAACTGCGCGGGCTGAGGATCGGCCCGATGCAGGCTATGGATCTGGTGCGGTTCTTAGGAGTGAAAATCATCTGA
- a CDS encoding hybrid sensor histidine kinase/response regulator produces MLDHFRDTQKMQEILREAQTGLWVIELDDGQKPRMYADSAMLELLGLESEPSPEQCYQAWYERIEDEYCPIVESAVEKIMKDERAEVQYPWEHPKWGRIYVRCGGVRDWSYKEGVCLRGYHQNITNTVMLKQEYDAVIQTLSDSYTGIFLCNMKNRTYKTIKSTDSFRVYTQMFSDYEEFLSCYAANEASPAYEKMISESSKSSYIAGRIREGASQIEEFYRSRTGGWRKIRIVPSTGYSEEFPWVIVAFDEQDQEMEKRISARTAQVAVSQIYQLVISADLGKSEYSCIHGSGEWAELNRHGPFPDFHSKMKPKMPSEDRKIFDHIFDRQSYREKNYLEGTLRLSDEQGNLHYYNFYSACIRQSLEEHILLTLRCIDDKRESQLRENVLSNLCECYYSIYLFDLEEDIQEAIWQEDTIYRNREFPKGSLERYYGKFVREHVFAEDREKMQRAGSPEFLRQTLSEENPVYDVDFRRIYPDRLGWVRSRFSIAEMRDGKVTKVVFANMNINEQKMEEYEEEKQKKLYFESRNIIKGLSSFYHSVFYVDLADESFQSFSIRKDLEGYLDGSDRYEKLKSAYMKLIHENERDKFAGELSVDSIRQRIGAGETIYAREFRRDYDGCYGWMRIHIILAESRNGIPVKVILAAHSVEEEKEQEERNRKALLAAYEAAKKANEAKSSFLAQMSHDIRTPMNAIMGMTSIAASRINDPEKVRECLTKIDMSSSHLLDLINEILDMSKIEKGKIELTEEPFCLRELITDINSITRPEALQKGQELLFRTVDVVHTDFIGDAGRIRQVLINLITNAVKYTQNGGRIIVEVQEVTGRTPGAASFVFTVEDNGIGMDPDFLNYIFVPFSRADDSKVRRVQGTGLGMSIAQGIVSAMNGNIQAESRKGQGSRFIVTLNLKIADSDQVAEHRMAGFEIQDGPGSDSRCSDRLRGKRLLLVEDNELNMEIAETILTEAGFAVENAENGKEALDMFLASEPGYYQAVLMDLQMPVMDGYTAAKEIRSSTHPQALKVPVIALTANAFAEDMAKALAAGMNDHVSKPIDYKRLISVLEKNIE; encoded by the coding sequence ATGCTTGACCATTTCAGGGATACGCAGAAAATGCAGGAGATTCTGCGGGAGGCACAGACAGGACTGTGGGTGATCGAATTAGATGACGGGCAAAAACCGAGGATGTACGCCGACAGCGCTATGCTGGAGCTGCTGGGGCTTGAATCGGAACCTTCGCCGGAGCAATGCTATCAGGCATGGTATGAACGCATCGAGGATGAGTATTGTCCGATTGTTGAGTCTGCGGTGGAAAAGATAATGAAAGATGAGCGGGCAGAAGTGCAGTATCCATGGGAACATCCAAAGTGGGGGCGTATCTATGTGCGCTGCGGAGGAGTCCGGGACTGGAGCTACAAAGAAGGAGTATGCTTAAGAGGGTATCACCAGAATATTACCAATACCGTCATGCTCAAGCAGGAGTATGACGCAGTCATACAGACTCTGAGCGACAGCTATACCGGGATTTTTCTCTGCAACATGAAGAACAGAACCTATAAGACGATCAAGTCGACAGATTCCTTCAGGGTTTATACGCAGATGTTTTCTGATTATGAAGAATTTTTAAGCTGCTATGCTGCCAATGAAGCGTCACCTGCATATGAAAAGATGATTTCAGAGTCATCAAAGAGCAGTTATATTGCCGGAAGGATCAGGGAAGGAGCGTCTCAGATTGAGGAATTCTACCGGAGCAGGACCGGTGGCTGGAGAAAGATCAGGATCGTGCCGTCCACAGGGTATTCTGAGGAATTTCCATGGGTGATCGTGGCATTTGATGAGCAGGATCAGGAGATGGAAAAAAGGATCAGTGCCAGAACTGCTCAGGTTGCGGTGTCGCAGATCTATCAGCTGGTCATCAGTGCGGATCTGGGGAAATCGGAGTACAGCTGTATCCATGGATCAGGAGAATGGGCTGAATTAAACCGACATGGGCCGTTTCCGGACTTCCACAGCAAGATGAAGCCGAAGATGCCTTCGGAGGACCGGAAAATATTTGATCATATATTTGACAGACAGAGTTACCGGGAAAAGAATTATCTGGAGGGAACTCTTCGTCTCTCAGATGAACAGGGGAATCTGCATTATTATAATTTTTATTCTGCCTGCATCAGGCAGAGCCTGGAAGAACATATTTTATTGACTCTTCGCTGTATTGATGATAAAAGAGAGTCCCAGCTGCGGGAAAATGTGCTCTCCAATCTCTGCGAGTGTTATTATTCGATCTATTTGTTTGATCTGGAAGAGGATATACAGGAAGCTATCTGGCAGGAGGATACTATTTACAGGAACAGAGAGTTTCCGAAAGGCAGCCTCGAACGTTATTACGGGAAATTTGTGCGGGAGCATGTCTTTGCGGAAGACCGGGAAAAAATGCAGAGAGCCGGCAGTCCTGAGTTTCTGAGACAGACTTTGTCTGAGGAGAATCCTGTATATGATGTAGATTTCCGCAGGATATATCCGGATCGTCTGGGCTGGGTGCGCTCCCGTTTCAGTATTGCTGAGATGAGAGACGGAAAGGTGACGAAGGTTGTCTTTGCCAATATGAATATCAATGAACAAAAGATGGAGGAATATGAGGAAGAAAAACAGAAGAAGCTTTACTTTGAGTCGAGAAATATTATCAAGGGACTCTCATCCTTCTATCACTCTGTGTTTTATGTGGATCTGGCAGATGAGTCGTTCCAGTCTTTCAGTATCAGAAAAGATCTGGAGGGGTATTTGGACGGCAGCGACCGCTATGAAAAACTCAAATCAGCGTACATGAAACTGATCCATGAAAATGAGAGGGATAAATTTGCGGGAGAGCTCTCTGTTGATTCCATACGGCAGAGGATTGGTGCCGGGGAAACGATTTATGCAAGGGAATTCAGACGGGACTATGACGGGTGTTACGGATGGATGCGCATCCATATCATATTGGCGGAGAGCCGGAACGGAATTCCGGTAAAAGTCATCCTGGCTGCCCACAGCGTAGAGGAGGAGAAAGAGCAGGAAGAGAGAAACAGAAAGGCGCTGCTGGCAGCGTACGAGGCCGCCAAGAAAGCCAATGAGGCAAAAAGCAGTTTTCTGGCCCAGATGTCCCATGATATAAGGACTCCGATGAATGCGATCATGGGCATGACCTCCATTGCTGCATCCAGGATCAATGATCCTGAAAAAGTGAGGGAATGTCTCACAAAGATAGACATGTCGAGCAGCCACCTGCTGGATCTGATCAATGAGATTCTGGATATGTCGAAGATAGAAAAGGGAAAGATCGAACTGACAGAAGAACCGTTTTGTCTGAGGGAACTGATCACGGATATCAACTCAATCACACGTCCGGAAGCACTGCAGAAGGGCCAGGAGCTTTTATTCAGAACTGTGGATGTAGTCCACACTGATTTTATCGGTGACGCGGGGAGGATCAGGCAGGTGCTGATCAATTTGATTACGAACGCTGTAAAGTACACCCAGAACGGGGGCAGGATCATCGTTGAAGTCCAGGAGGTTACTGGCCGCACGCCTGGGGCCGCAAGCTTTGTCTTTACTGTGGAGGATAACGGTATCGGAATGGACCCGGATTTTCTTAACTATATTTTTGTACCGTTTTCCAGGGCAGATGATTCCAAGGTCCGCAGAGTACAGGGAACAGGGCTTGGAATGTCCATTGCCCAGGGAATCGTTTCTGCGATGAACGGAAATATCCAGGCAGAAAGCCGGAAGGGTCAGGGAAGCCGTTTTATCGTCACTCTGAATCTGAAGATCGCCGATTCGGATCAGGTTGCGGAGCACAGGATGGCGGGATTTGAAATTCAGGATGGGCCAGGGTCTGATTCCAGGTGCTCGGACAGACTCAGGGGCAAACGGCTTCTGCTGGTAGAAGACAATGAACTTAATATGGAGATTGCGGAAACCATACTAACCGAAGCGGGCTTCGCGGTTGAAAACGCAGAGAATGGAAAGGAAGCTCTGGATATGTTTCTGGCCTCTGAACCGGGATATTATCAGGCAGTCCTTATGGATCTGCAGATGCCCGTCATGGACGGATACACCGCAGCAAAAGAGATCCGGAGCAGCACACATCCCCAGGCTCTTAAGGTTCCGGTGATCGCGCTGACGGCCAATGCCTTTGCGGAGGACATGGCTAAGGCGCTGGCAGCAGGCATGAATGATCATGTCTCAAAACCGATTGACTACAAGCGGCTCATAAGTGTTTTGGAAAAAAATATAGAGTAG
- a CDS encoding pyridoxamine kinase, with the protein MKDQILLINDLAGYGKVALSAMLPVMTHAGLNLYNLPTALVSNTLDYGKFEILETTEYMRKTMKVWAELGFSFDAVCTGFIASKEQVKLISGYLREQKEKGTWIFVDPIMGDEGKLYNGIEEKTVGYMRDLCSLADVIVPNLTEASFLAGMCQGKEVITQGEGREILKKLRKLGAKSIVITSVKTEAGDFVLIYDHQTDTVSELPFEQIPVRFPGTGDIFSAILASQVLNGTALEKAAQRAMSAVRQLIAINHETADKFKGIPIEKNLEVLNFESSED; encoded by the coding sequence ATGAAAGACCAAATACTGTTGATCAATGATCTGGCCGGTTACGGCAAAGTGGCCCTGTCTGCCATGCTGCCGGTCATGACCCACGCCGGACTTAATTTATATAACCTTCCCACTGCACTGGTCTCAAACACTCTCGACTATGGAAAGTTCGAGATATTAGAGACCACCGAGTATATGAGGAAGACAATGAAAGTCTGGGCGGAACTGGGATTTTCTTTTGACGCCGTCTGCACGGGATTTATCGCTTCCAAAGAGCAGGTGAAACTGATTTCAGGCTATCTGAGAGAGCAGAAAGAGAAAGGAACCTGGATTTTTGTCGATCCCATTATGGGAGATGAAGGAAAGCTTTACAATGGAATTGAAGAAAAAACCGTCGGCTATATGAGAGATCTGTGTTCCCTGGCCGATGTGATTGTGCCGAACCTGACGGAAGCAAGCTTTTTGGCGGGTATGTGTCAGGGAAAGGAAGTCATTACCCAGGGAGAGGGCAGAGAGATTCTCAAAAAGCTCAGAAAGCTTGGTGCGAAATCTATCGTCATCACGAGTGTAAAGACGGAGGCCGGGGATTTTGTTTTGATCTATGATCATCAGACGGATACGGTGTCTGAGCTTCCGTTTGAACAGATTCCGGTTCGCTTTCCCGGAACCGGAGATATATTTTCAGCCATTCTCGCAAGCCAGGTGCTGAATGGAACAGCGCTTGAAAAAGCGGCGCAGAGAGCTATGTCTGCGGTCAGACAGCTGATTGCTATTAACCATGAAACAGCTGATAAATTTAAGGGAATACCGATTGAGAAAAATTTGGAGGTGCTTAATTTTGAGTCGTCCGAAGATTAA
- a CDS encoding TIGR04076 family protein: MSRPKIKLTLVQRKGDHGCHRGHRVGDSFDFDTERGRLCPMAMHVAFPYVDILRYGGTIPGQPEGTAVFCCPDADTINVFKAEIISEE, encoded by the coding sequence TTGAGTCGTCCGAAGATTAAACTTACATTGGTCCAAAGAAAAGGGGATCACGGATGTCACCGGGGACACAGGGTCGGAGACAGTTTTGATTTTGATACGGAGAGGGGCCGGCTTTGTCCGATGGCTATGCATGTGGCGTTTCCGTATGTTGATATTTTAAGATACGGGGGAACCATTCCGGGTCAGCCGGAAGGAACGGCGGTGTTCTGTTGTCCTGACGCGGATACGATCAATGTCTTTAAAGCTGAAATTATCAGTGAAGAATAG
- a CDS encoding 4Fe-4S binding protein, producing the protein MTAEECIKLLREIKDVAFATVDKEGHPQVRIIDVMIAEGEKLYFCTERGKDFYRQLMANEYTAITGMNKEFQMVRLSGPVKKLSDQKMWIDRIFEENPMMNDVYPGESRYISEAFCIEDGWLEFFDLGKVPTYRERFTIGTMKKEEKGFLITEACIGCGTCRDVCPQQCISEGKPYKIQQEHCLHCGLCKEQCPAGAIQRKDG; encoded by the coding sequence ATGACAGCAGAAGAGTGTATTAAATTATTAAGAGAGATCAAAGATGTGGCCTTCGCAACGGTCGATAAAGAAGGACATCCCCAGGTGCGCATCATCGATGTCATGATCGCAGAGGGAGAAAAGCTGTATTTTTGTACGGAAAGAGGGAAAGACTTTTACCGACAGCTGATGGCAAATGAATATACAGCCATTACAGGAATGAATAAAGAATTTCAGATGGTGAGGCTCTCCGGCCCGGTGAAAAAACTTTCGGATCAAAAAATGTGGATTGACCGGATCTTTGAGGAAAACCCGATGATGAACGATGTATATCCGGGGGAAAGCCGTTATATCTCGGAGGCTTTCTGCATCGAGGACGGCTGGCTGGAGTTTTTCGATCTGGGGAAAGTTCCGACCTATAGGGAACGTTTCACTATCGGCACAATGAAAAAAGAAGAAAAAGGCTTTTTGATCACAGAAGCCTGCATCGGCTGCGGGACGTGCAGGGACGTATGTCCCCAGCAATGCATCAGTGAGGGAAAGCCTTATAAAATACAGCAGGAACACTGCCTGCACTGCGGACTTTGTAAGGAACAGTGTCCTGCGGGCGCAATTCAAAGGAAGGATGGATAG
- a CDS encoding glycine betaine ABC transporter substrate-binding protein → MLHQMWNVLTQRSGFFMGLAFEHLEISLIAIFIAIIFGGVVGILISEYQRYAKPALGLINFLYTIPSISMLGFLIPFSGIGNATAVIALTVYALLPMVRNTHTGMSNIDEGILEAAKGMGSTRAQILFKIKLPLAMPVIMSGIRNMVTMTIALTGIASFIGAGGLGVAIYRGITTNNGAMTLAGSLLIALLALAMDFILGFVEQRMKVRDRKARKANRILLILVLVIAAALTAGAFWGQKKKDTVHIATKPMTEQYVLGEMLSILIEQETGLNTELTQGVGGGTSNIQPAMEKGEFDIYPEYTGTGWNMVLKKSGIYTEDMFGQLKAGYEEKCGMQWLGMYGFNNTYGLAVRRETAEKYNLRTYSDLKRAAGQLTFGAEYDFFEREDGYDALCKTYGFKFKNTMDMDIGLKYKAIGQKKIDVMNIFTTDGQLSVSDVVVLKDDKNFYPSYSCGNVVRDDVLNEHPELKAVFQKLNGILSDELMAKINYEVETKKKEPKEAAEDFLKSKGLLK, encoded by the coding sequence ATGCTGCATCAAATGTGGAACGTATTAACACAGCGGAGCGGATTTTTCATGGGCTTGGCTTTCGAGCACCTTGAAATTTCTCTGATTGCTATTTTTATTGCGATTATATTTGGAGGTGTCGTGGGAATCCTGATCAGTGAGTATCAAAGGTATGCAAAACCGGCTCTTGGACTGATCAATTTTCTCTATACGATTCCATCGATCTCCATGCTGGGATTTCTGATCCCATTTTCCGGAATCGGAAATGCCACTGCGGTGATCGCTCTGACCGTATACGCGCTGCTCCCGATGGTGCGAAATACGCATACGGGAATGAGCAACATTGACGAAGGAATCCTTGAGGCTGCCAAGGGAATGGGCAGCACAAGGGCGCAGATTTTATTTAAGATTAAACTTCCGCTTGCCATGCCGGTCATCATGTCCGGAATCAGAAATATGGTCACAATGACCATTGCTCTTACAGGTATCGCATCGTTTATCGGGGCAGGAGGACTGGGAGTGGCGATCTACCGCGGTATAACGACCAACAATGGGGCGATGACTCTGGCGGGAAGCCTTCTGATCGCACTTCTGGCGCTGGCCATGGATTTTATTCTCGGCTTTGTGGAACAAAGAATGAAGGTAAGGGACAGGAAAGCACGGAAGGCAAACAGGATTTTATTGATCCTGGTTCTTGTGATAGCGGCAGCACTGACGGCTGGGGCCTTTTGGGGGCAAAAGAAGAAGGATACTGTCCATATTGCAACCAAACCGATGACGGAACAGTATGTCCTGGGAGAGATGCTGAGTATTCTTATTGAGCAGGAGACGGGGCTGAACACAGAACTGACCCAGGGTGTGGGCGGAGGAACCTCCAATATCCAGCCGGCCATGGAAAAAGGGGAGTTCGACATTTATCCGGAGTACACGGGAACCGGATGGAATATGGTACTGAAAAAGAGCGGCATTTATACAGAGGATATGTTCGGACAGCTGAAAGCCGGATATGAAGAAAAATGCGGGATGCAGTGGCTTGGAATGTACGGATTTAACAATACCTACGGATTGGCTGTGCGCCGGGAGACTGCGGAGAAATATAACTTAAGGACTTATTCAGATTTAAAGAGGGCGGCGGGTCAGCTGACTTTTGGAGCGGAGTATGATTTCTTCGAGCGGGAAGATGGCTACGACGCTCTGTGCAAGACCTACGGGTTCAAGTTTAAAAATACGATGGACATGGATATCGGCCTGAAATATAAAGCGATCGGACAAAAGAAAATAGATGTGATGAATATATTTACCACGGACGGACAGCTGAGTGTGTCTGATGTGGTCGTCCTGAAAGATGACAAGAACTTTTATCCTTCTTATTCCTGCGGAAATGTAGTCAGGGATGATGTGCTGAATGAGCATCCGGAACTGAAAGCGGTATTTCAAAAGCTTAACGGCATCCTCTCCGATGAGCTGATGGCAAAGATCAATTATGAAGTGGAGACGAAGAAGAAAGAACCTAAGGAAGCGGCAGAAGATTTTCTCAAAAGCAAAGGACTGTTAAAGTAA
- a CDS encoding ABC transporter ATP-binding protein — MSKAIEFKQIKKVYGEKTVIEGFDLTVERGEFVTVIGSSGCGKTTVLKMVNGLVIPDGGSIFVEGRDISEMDMISLRRNIGYAIQGSVLFPHMTVEENISYVPDLLNKKDKERTKKAVEKWMGIVGLEEDMRERYPSELSGGQQQRVGIARALAASPDILLMDEPFGAVDEITRGQLQTELRQIYEKTGITVMFVTHDISEALKLGTKVLVMDRGKIEQYAAPEDLLKAPSTEFVSRLVEKERRVCTLPDEQLADCGHSGAAGHLL, encoded by the coding sequence ATGAGCAAAGCGATTGAATTCAAACAGATTAAAAAAGTATACGGCGAAAAAACCGTCATAGAAGGTTTTGACCTGACGGTTGAGCGGGGTGAATTTGTGACGGTGATAGGGTCCTCCGGCTGCGGAAAGACGACGGTTCTGAAAATGGTAAACGGCCTTGTAATCCCCGATGGCGGCAGTATTTTTGTGGAAGGCAGGGATATCTCAGAGATGGATATGATCAGCCTGAGAAGAAATATCGGCTATGCCATCCAGGGAAGCGTTTTGTTTCCGCATATGACGGTGGAAGAAAATATCTCCTATGTTCCTGACCTGCTCAACAAAAAGGATAAGGAGCGCACAAAAAAAGCGGTGGAGAAGTGGATGGGCATCGTGGGGCTGGAGGAAGATATGAGAGAAAGGTATCCTTCAGAACTTTCCGGCGGACAGCAGCAGAGAGTCGGAATTGCAAGGGCCCTGGCTGCCTCGCCGGACATCCTGCTGATGGACGAGCCTTTCGGAGCCGTGGATGAGATCACGAGAGGACAGCTCCAGACTGAACTCAGGCAGATCTATGAGAAAACCGGGATCACGGTCATGTTTGTGACCCATGATATCTCGGAAGCGCTGAAGCTTGGAACAAAAGTGCTGGTCATGGACCGCGGAAAGATTGAACAGTATGCCGCACCCGAAGATCTTTTAAAAGCCCCGTCCACAGAGTTTGTAAGCCGGCTGGTGGAAAAGGAGCGCAGAGTGTGTACGCTTCCCGATGAACAGCTGGCCGACTGCGGGCACAGCGGGGCGGCAGGACACCTCCTTTAG
- a CDS encoding helix-turn-helix domain-containing protein has translation MYAWEAIQKTLDYIEEHYGDEISVDVLAAKAHLSKYYYQRLFHRLVRKNVNEYLKLRRLAKSAEKLRDRSCTILDVALECGFAGHSSLTKAFRETYGITPDEYRKSDLTLDAFVKPDLMLNHTLIEEGAPLAVEQMVLEIRKEHLKQDVIFTGKSRTASVKELGEPKINMLTELWKQLPEDHNREYVDILTPGSDPEYFDYFVGTKKRKQDHDSEERTMPEGRYIVCSYEAENFEILVSEALYKASRYLYDVWLPKRGMIPEPILMQKYFRPEQDDCCIELWAKIKE, from the coding sequence ATGTACGCTTGGGAAGCAATACAAAAAACGCTGGATTATATTGAAGAACACTATGGAGATGAGATTTCGGTAGATGTTCTGGCAGCAAAGGCACATTTGTCTAAGTACTATTATCAGAGGCTGTTTCACCGTCTGGTCCGCAAAAATGTAAATGAATATCTGAAACTAAGACGCCTTGCAAAATCCGCAGAAAAGCTCAGGGATCGGAGCTGCACGATTCTCGACGTGGCCCTGGAGTGCGGGTTTGCAGGCCACAGCAGCCTGACAAAGGCATTTCGGGAGACATACGGCATTACGCCGGATGAGTACAGGAAAAGTGATCTGACTCTGGATGCTTTTGTAAAGCCCGATCTTATGCTGAACCACACTCTGATCGAGGAGGGTGCTCCTCTGGCAGTGGAGCAGATGGTACTGGAGATCAGGAAGGAACATTTGAAGCAGGATGTTATTTTTACAGGAAAGAGCCGGACAGCATCCGTGAAGGAGTTGGGTGAGCCGAAGATCAATATGCTGACTGAATTGTGGAAACAGCTGCCTGAAGATCACAACAGGGAGTATGTAGACATCTTAACGCCTGGCAGTGATCCGGAGTATTTTGATTACTTTGTCGGAACAAAAAAACGAAAACAGGATCATGATTCTGAAGAAAGGACGATGCCAGAGGGCCGGTATATCGTGTGCAGTTATGAGGCAGAAAATTTTGAGATTCTTGTCTCTGAGGCTTTGTATAAAGCAAGCAGGTATTTGTATGATGTCTGGCTTCCAAAGAGAGGAATGATTCCGGAGCCTATTTTGATGCAGAAGTATTTCAGACCTGAGCAGGATGACTGCTGTATTGAATTGTGGGCCAAGATAAAGGAATAA